From a single Rhodothermales bacterium genomic region:
- a CDS encoding L,D-transpeptidase translates to MMIWTTIHLLILVTTALSGRFVADDEFADAKRLYYTIARDEMLHHAPNTAQAYLALPFREPLVMLERNPTWSKVRTRGGEQGYVPTASISNTWIRVSKQRKAVYVYRGTELVRKLPADFGANVVSDKIRRGNVSSPDDWRTPEGTFFVVSKNPNSKFYKAFVLNYPNAEDAERGYRDGLISKEQRDAIHRAEQRGDVPPMDTQLGGWIEIHGSGTGGGTNWTQGCIAIRNEQMDELWALVHEGTPVITEY, encoded by the coding sequence ATGATGATCTGGACGACGATCCACCTGCTGATCCTGGTTACGACCGCGCTCTCCGGACGTTTTGTCGCGGACGATGAGTTCGCGGACGCCAAACGGCTCTACTACACCATCGCGCGGGACGAGATGCTGCATCACGCCCCGAACACGGCGCAGGCTTACCTCGCCCTGCCCTTCCGTGAGCCATTGGTGATGCTCGAACGCAATCCTACGTGGAGTAAGGTCCGCACACGCGGGGGCGAACAGGGGTACGTACCCACCGCGTCCATCTCGAATACCTGGATCCGGGTCTCGAAACAGAGGAAGGCTGTTTACGTGTATCGCGGGACCGAGCTTGTGCGCAAGTTGCCGGCCGACTTCGGGGCCAACGTCGTTTCGGACAAGATTCGACGTGGGAATGTGAGTTCGCCCGACGACTGGCGTACGCCGGAGGGTACCTTTTTCGTAGTATCCAAAAATCCGAACAGTAAGTTTTACAAGGCCTTTGTGCTCAACTACCCGAATGCGGAGGACGCCGAGCGGGGGTACCGGGATGGGCTGATTTCGAAGGAACAGCGCGATGCCATCCACCGCGCCGAGCAACGCGGGGATGTTCCACCCATGGATACCCAGCTCGGCGGTTGGATCGAGATCCATGGGAGCGGGACCGGAGGTGGTACAAATTGGACGCAAGGCTGTATTGCGATCCGTAATGAGCAGATGGATGAGTTGTGGGCGCTCGTACACGAAGGGACGCCCGTGATTACCGAGTATTGA
- a CDS encoding NfeD family protein: MRHWFFVALTALGALGFRAPVQAQPSTPAIFSEALGSGPAFVVPVEEMIDSALANYIARATAEAEAADASVIVYHIDTFGGLVDAADKIRKTILETSVPTVAYIDKNAASAGALISYAADRIVMAPGASIGAATVVEGGTGAVAAEKYQSYMRGLMRATAEANGRDPRIAEAMVDDSLAIEGISKAGELLTLSSNEALQFGVADAVVENLDTVLAALGVEAERTVNHHASRTERVLRFLGSPVLQSLLMLMMMGGLYFELQSPGIGFAGLAAAVGAALFFAPSYMLGLVESWEIVLFGIGVVLLVAEIFVLPGFGVAGIAGLILVVGSLFAALVGNVGFSFPDATSLTSAIATMAVTMVLLVVLIFSVGRFLPQSQRFNRLVLAPELSSADGYTSADTHEEWLGATGRALTPLRPSGMIELLVGEQTRRVDVVTSGEYILAGSAVRVVSVRGSRVEVQQVAAVGDGRETSRA; encoded by the coding sequence ATGCGGCATTGGTTTTTTGTGGCCCTGACGGCGCTTGGCGCCCTGGGATTTCGGGCACCGGTGCAGGCCCAGCCATCTACCCCCGCCATTTTCTCCGAGGCCCTGGGTTCAGGGCCGGCGTTTGTGGTACCAGTGGAGGAGATGATCGATAGCGCGCTGGCGAATTATATCGCGCGTGCAACGGCAGAAGCTGAAGCGGCAGACGCATCCGTGATCGTCTACCATATCGATACCTTCGGAGGGTTGGTGGATGCGGCGGACAAGATCCGCAAGACGATCCTGGAGACTTCGGTTCCGACGGTCGCGTATATCGACAAAAATGCGGCGTCGGCCGGCGCGCTGATTTCGTATGCGGCAGACCGGATCGTGATGGCTCCTGGCGCGTCCATCGGCGCGGCGACGGTGGTTGAAGGGGGCACGGGGGCCGTGGCGGCGGAGAAATACCAGAGTTATATGCGCGGGTTGATGCGTGCGACCGCTGAGGCCAACGGCCGCGATCCACGGATCGCAGAAGCCATGGTGGATGACTCGCTGGCTATCGAGGGGATCTCCAAGGCCGGCGAATTACTCACCCTCTCGTCCAATGAAGCCCTGCAGTTTGGCGTGGCGGATGCGGTGGTGGAGAACCTGGACACTGTCCTGGCGGCACTCGGGGTAGAAGCGGAGCGGACGGTGAACCACCATGCCTCGCGGACAGAGCGCGTGCTCCGATTCCTGGGGTCGCCGGTATTGCAGTCGCTTCTGATGTTGATGATGATGGGCGGATTGTACTTCGAGTTGCAATCGCCCGGTATCGGGTTTGCCGGGCTGGCGGCCGCCGTCGGTGCGGCGCTGTTTTTTGCGCCGAGTTACATGCTGGGCCTCGTCGAGAGCTGGGAGATCGTCCTGTTTGGCATCGGGGTAGTGCTGTTGGTGGCGGAGATCTTTGTCCTACCCGGCTTCGGAGTGGCCGGGATCGCCGGCCTCATTCTGGTGGTGGGTTCGTTGTTTGCGGCGCTTGTAGGCAATGTCGGCTTTTCTTTCCCGGATGCGACGTCGCTCACGTCCGCCATCGCGACTATGGCCGTGACGATGGTGCTTCTGGTGGTGTTGATTTTTTCGGTCGGTCGATTCCTCCCACAGTCTCAACGGTTCAACAGGCTTGTGCTTGCCCCAGAGCTCTCCAGCGCCGATGGCTATACATCGGCCGATACCCATGAAGAGTGGCTCGGGGCCACGGGGCGCGCGCTCACGCCGCTGCGTCCATCGGGCATGATTGAGCTTTTGGTTGGAGAGCAGACCCGACGTGTGGATGTTGTGACTTCGGGCGAGTACATTCTAGCCGGCAGCGCCGTGCGCGTGGTCAGTGTGCGTGGCAGCCGCGTCGAGGTACAGCAGGTCGCGGCGGTCGGCGATGGCCGTGAAACATCCCGTGCGTAG
- a CDS encoding NfeD family protein, which translates to MEFLIPIALVAIGISLILVEVYLVPGFNVVGIIGMLFILFAVGHTFVEYGIGGGAVAFVGSSVVIGGLFYWLWQTGAWDRFILATSLRRDDQLIARESEDRSRVLGQKGVAVTPLRPTGIVEIDGRRIEVRTEGEFIAAGSEVRVVAMDRRQYFVRLANALSESNLP; encoded by the coding sequence TTGGAATTCCTGATCCCCATAGCTCTGGTCGCCATTGGCATCAGCCTGATCCTGGTTGAGGTCTACCTGGTGCCAGGCTTTAATGTGGTTGGAATCATCGGGATGTTGTTCATTCTCTTTGCGGTTGGCCATACGTTCGTCGAATATGGGATCGGTGGGGGCGCGGTTGCTTTTGTGGGCTCCTCGGTTGTGATCGGAGGGTTATTTTATTGGCTATGGCAGACGGGCGCGTGGGATCGGTTTATTCTGGCGACGAGCCTGCGTCGGGATGATCAGCTGATCGCGCGGGAAAGCGAGGACCGGTCGCGGGTGCTCGGGCAGAAGGGTGTGGCGGTTACGCCACTTCGCCCCACGGGCATCGTCGAGATCGACGGCCGGCGTATCGAAGTGCGGACCGAAGGAGAGTTTATCGCGGCGGGGAGCGAGGTGCGCGTGGTGGCGATGGATCGCCGACAGTATTTTGTGCGGCTGGCCAATGCGCTTTCTGAAAGTAATCTACCCTGA
- a CDS encoding energy transducer TonB: MKYLPVRTPLVVLIALFLYAGCTTDSGIEYGPPAGWEGVGERWWLAGQDTSGFYPRMETLDDMALTDEDVVFLAPGEMAALRRNDRSQFERAVKRSLIRLFRNEPVIVDSLFEAEIKPMLPGVTFTNDPVQDVETFKRRAYKHLARFFREPRARLELGTDVPVVYPDSLREQGIGGAVVLQVRLDAEGTPFSVELIEGVHPVLDQIAMEATTRMRWLPAYLMVKKDWQPVPAWARFRISFSNSTSEG, translated from the coding sequence ATGAAGTATCTCCCGGTACGTACCCCTCTGGTGGTGTTGATCGCGCTGTTCCTGTACGCCGGCTGTACGACGGACTCCGGCATCGAGTATGGCCCGCCCGCAGGCTGGGAGGGCGTCGGTGAACGCTGGTGGCTGGCCGGCCAGGATACGAGCGGGTTCTATCCGAGGATGGAAACGCTCGACGACATGGCGTTGACCGACGAGGATGTGGTTTTCCTGGCGCCTGGCGAGATGGCGGCGCTGCGCCGCAACGACCGGTCGCAGTTCGAGCGGGCCGTGAAGCGCAGCCTGATCCGGCTGTTTCGCAACGAACCCGTGATTGTCGACTCGCTCTTCGAGGCCGAAATCAAGCCGATGTTGCCCGGAGTGACGTTTACGAACGACCCGGTGCAGGACGTGGAGACGTTTAAGCGTAGGGCATACAAACACCTCGCCCGGTTCTTCCGCGAACCCCGCGCCCGTCTCGAGCTGGGCACCGACGTCCCAGTGGTGTATCCGGATAGTCTGCGCGAACAGGGAATAGGAGGTGCCGTCGTGCTCCAGGTGCGGCTAGACGCCGAGGGGACGCCGTTCTCCGTGGAGTTGATCGAAGGGGTTCACCCCGTGCTCGACCAGATCGCGATGGAGGCGACGACACGCATGCGATGGCTGCCGGCGTATCTCATGGTGAAGAAGGACTGGCAACCCGTGCCGGCCTGGGCGCGCTTTCGCATCTCCTTCAGTAACTCTACCTCGGAAGGCTGA
- a CDS encoding nucleoside transporter C-terminal domain-containing protein, with translation MTTLVFVLRGLFGIAVLVGIAYACSSNRRQVNWRLVGVGILLQLGFALVVLKTAPGRALFEFVGSVFARVLSFTSEGSRFIFGPLGIAPGQDGSIGYIFAFQVLPTIIFFGALMGMLYYLKLVQPVVRGIGVFMARTMKISGAESLATAANVFIGQTEAPLVIRPYIQAMTRSELMTLMTGGMATIAGGVLASYILFLGGDDPAQQAFFAGHLLSASIMSAPAAIVMAKIMVPETEAPSTTGHIEMEVPVQGSNVLEATADGAAEGLKLALNVAAMLLAFIALLAMLNYLLGLAGRPVLFGWEAYDLNAVIASWTNDRFTALSLQSIFAFIFAPIAWAMGVPTNEVLLFGSLLGEKIAVNEFIAYLSLGNLKAVLSERTTIIAAYALCGFANFSSIAIQIGGIGGIAPERRSDVAKLGIQAVIGGALASWMTATIAGMLIG, from the coding sequence ATGACCACGCTCGTTTTTGTCCTCCGCGGTTTGTTTGGAATCGCGGTACTTGTCGGCATCGCGTACGCCTGCTCGTCGAATCGCCGGCAAGTAAACTGGCGTCTGGTCGGGGTAGGCATCTTGCTCCAACTCGGATTTGCGCTCGTGGTGCTGAAAACAGCCCCCGGCCGAGCGTTATTCGAATTCGTCGGAAGCGTCTTCGCGCGCGTCCTCAGTTTCACGTCTGAAGGCTCGCGCTTCATCTTCGGCCCGCTCGGCATCGCTCCGGGCCAGGACGGCTCCATTGGCTACATCTTCGCGTTTCAAGTGCTGCCCACGATCATCTTCTTCGGCGCGCTGATGGGCATGTTGTATTATCTAAAACTCGTCCAACCCGTCGTGCGCGGTATCGGCGTCTTTATGGCACGGACGATGAAGATCTCCGGCGCCGAGTCGCTGGCGACCGCTGCGAACGTGTTTATCGGTCAGACGGAAGCCCCACTGGTCATTCGCCCCTACATACAGGCCATGACGCGGAGCGAGCTCATGACACTCATGACCGGGGGGATGGCCACGATCGCCGGCGGCGTGCTGGCCTCCTACATCCTGTTTCTGGGGGGAGATGACCCCGCCCAGCAGGCTTTTTTCGCGGGGCACCTCCTCTCGGCTTCGATCATGAGCGCGCCGGCAGCCATTGTGATGGCCAAAATCATGGTGCCTGAAACCGAAGCACCCTCCACGACAGGACACATAGAGATGGAAGTGCCCGTCCAGGGCTCCAACGTCCTCGAAGCCACGGCCGACGGCGCAGCGGAAGGCCTCAAGCTGGCGCTCAACGTCGCGGCCATGCTGTTGGCCTTTATCGCGCTCCTCGCGATGCTAAACTACCTATTGGGCCTGGCTGGCCGGCCGGTTCTATTCGGGTGGGAGGCCTACGATCTGAACGCGGTCATCGCTTCATGGACCAACGACCGCTTCACGGCGCTGTCCCTCCAGTCGATCTTTGCGTTTATCTTTGCCCCTATCGCCTGGGCGATGGGTGTGCCGACTAATGAAGTGCTGCTCTTTGGTTCGTTGCTGGGTGAAAAAATCGCGGTGAACGAGTTTATCGCCTACCTGTCCCTCGGCAACCTGAAAGCTGTCTTGAGCGAGCGTACAACGATCATTGCCGCCTACGCGCTCTGCGGATTCGCCAACTTCTCGTCGATCGCCATCCAGATAGGCGGCATCGGGGGCATTGCACCGGAGCGCCGTAGCGATGTGGCGAAGCTGGGCATTCAGGCGGTCATCGGAGGCGCGCTGGCGTCGTGGATGACGGCCACCATCGCCGGCATGCTCATCGGGTGA
- a CDS encoding M1 family aminopeptidase: MTNRLRLASLLLLLAGPAGAQNAAFDALPVPAPTAYRSASGAPGEHYWQQRADYRIEAVLDPVTHRIEGTVTILYTNNSPHALDYLWLHLDQNLFAPNSRGARLHGADSRWRGAFEGGGMTVDAVTVSINGELAAIEPEIDDTRLRIPLQTPLLPGGAVAEVSMDFAFVVPEHGADRMGRLDVEQGPLYQIAQWYPRMAVYDDVEGWNAMPYLGQGEFYLEYGDFDVSLTAPSDFLVVATGELANPEEVYTDEQRRRLERAMTSDETIAIVEPGEVGRRESRPGGEGLLTWRFLASNVRDFAWAASPAFILDAASYNGILLLSAYPREGLGTTRAPGWERATDYLRHALKHHAETWHPYPYPTAITVAGRVRGMEYPMVIFCALDDRGQELYGVTDHEIAHTWFPMLVGSDERRYGWMDEGFATFITYFTNRAMYGDAAERLAWASPEYVADQMRAPLAAQPSMMPADHIQREAVGFLSYRKPAFGLLLLREYILGPDRFDAAFRTYIARWAYRHPQPADFFRTIEDATGEDLTWFWRGWFYGSAAFNPSLEPTEAAGRQSPPTFAIHQPNGVLLPIDVRFEYVDGTSETMRLSVDGYAQQDYIVVVARAAELRSVHIDPDHLLPDVDRSDNQWPR; encoded by the coding sequence ATGACGAATCGCCTCCGCCTCGCCAGCCTGCTCCTGCTTCTCGCCGGCCCGGCGGGCGCCCAGAACGCGGCATTCGACGCCCTCCCCGTGCCGGCGCCGACCGCCTACCGCTCGGCCTCGGGCGCGCCCGGCGAACACTACTGGCAACAGCGGGCCGACTACCGGATCGAGGCCGTGCTCGACCCTGTCACTCATCGCATCGAGGGGACCGTCACCATCCTCTACACCAACAACAGCCCCCACGCGCTCGACTATCTCTGGCTCCACCTCGACCAGAATCTCTTCGCCCCGAACAGCCGGGGCGCGCGACTGCACGGGGCGGACTCCCGATGGCGCGGGGCCTTCGAGGGCGGCGGGATGACCGTCGACGCCGTCACGGTCTCGATCAACGGCGAACTCGCGGCCATCGAACCGGAAATCGATGACACCCGCCTCCGCATCCCTCTCCAGACCCCCCTGCTCCCGGGCGGCGCGGTCGCGGAGGTATCCATGGATTTCGCCTTCGTAGTCCCCGAACACGGAGCCGACCGCATGGGACGGCTCGATGTCGAACAAGGCCCCCTCTACCAGATCGCCCAATGGTACCCCCGCATGGCCGTCTACGACGACGTGGAGGGATGGAACGCCATGCCGTACCTGGGCCAGGGAGAATTCTACCTGGAATACGGCGATTTCGACGTGTCGCTGACAGCCCCGAGCGACTTCCTTGTTGTCGCCACCGGCGAGTTGGCCAACCCGGAAGAGGTCTACACGGATGAACAGCGCCGGCGCCTCGAACGAGCCATGACGAGCGACGAAACGATTGCGATCGTCGAACCCGGCGAGGTGGGTCGGCGGGAAAGCCGCCCCGGAGGCGAAGGCCTCCTCACCTGGCGCTTCCTGGCCTCGAACGTACGCGACTTCGCCTGGGCGGCGTCGCCGGCTTTTATCCTCGACGCCGCCAGCTACAACGGCATCCTCCTCCTCTCCGCCTATCCCCGAGAAGGCCTGGGCACCACCCGCGCCCCCGGCTGGGAACGCGCCACCGACTACCTCCGCCACGCGCTCAAGCACCACGCTGAGACCTGGCATCCCTACCCTTACCCGACGGCCATCACTGTCGCCGGCCGCGTCCGCGGCATGGAATATCCGATGGTGATCTTCTGCGCCCTCGACGACCGCGGACAGGAGCTCTACGGCGTCACCGACCACGAGATCGCCCACACCTGGTTTCCCATGCTCGTCGGCTCCGACGAACGCCGCTACGGCTGGATGGACGAAGGCTTCGCGACGTTCATCACCTACTTCACCAACCGCGCCATGTACGGCGACGCCGCCGAACGCCTCGCCTGGGCGTCGCCGGAGTACGTCGCCGACCAGATGCGCGCCCCCCTCGCCGCCCAACCTTCCATGATGCCCGCCGACCACATCCAGCGCGAAGCGGTCGGCTTCCTGTCCTACCGCAAGCCGGCCTTCGGTCTGTTGCTCCTCCGGGAATACATCCTCGGGCCGGACCGCTTCGACGCCGCGTTTCGCACCTACATCGCGCGCTGGGCCTACCGCCATCCCCAGCCGGCCGACTTCTTCCGGACGATCGAGGACGCCACGGGAGAGGACCTCACCTGGTTCTGGCGGGGCTGGTTCTACGGTTCAGCCGCGTTCAACCCCTCCCTCGAACCCACCGAGGCCGCCGGCCGGCAAAGCCCGCCCACCTTCGCCATCCACCAACCGAACGGCGTCCTCCTCCCTATCGATGTTCGCTTCGAATATGTGGACGGCACCTCCGAAACGATGCGTCTCTCCGTCGACGGGTATGCGCAACAGGACTACATCGTTGTCGTCGCCCGAGCCGCCGAGCTCCGCTCGGTCCACATCGATCCGGACCACCTCCTGCCAGATGTAGATCGTTCGGACAACCAGTGGCCTCGCTAA
- a CDS encoding UvrD-helicase domain-containing protein → MRQFRLEFDAEATPAPSIQADQILQGLNERQQEAVRATDGPVMIVAGPGSGKTRTLTHRIAYLLALNKARPYQILSLTFTNKAAREMKDRVEKLVGPELAGGMWMGTFHSIFARMMRVEAEALGYTRDFSIYDTEDAERIIRELMGSLNMDTRQFSPRSMLFLISSAKNHMVSPEEYQRLAATAQQDLAARIYKPYVETLKRANAMDFDDLLIKPIELFRLRADILEKYQNRWTYIHIDEYQDTNRAQYLLTKTLADRHRNICVVGDDAQSIYAFRGADIGNILSFQRDYPNASTIRLEQSYRSSKRILRLADSIIGHNKDQLEKTLWTENGDGTPIVLMEAVSEKDEAQKIERRIRDLGVRAGYRHTDFAVLYRTNAQSRSLEDALRRGGIPYRVVGGTSFYQRREIKDVLAYLRLAVNPNDVASLRRVINYPVRGIGAKTQDELFAFAERQGISAWEALERLTEVGLTTRTQTLVGAFRDMVKPYMQRAFTEPADAVARDLIKETGILADLRDEGTQEGLVRWENVQELINAIAEFTAQERDAASLSSFLQQVSLFTDQDATDSRDERVTLMTLHASKGLEFEVVFVAGLEEGLFPLANASQERKELEEERRLFYVGATRAKAHLFLSFARSRFRFGETTSSIRSRFLEEVDASVLLTEAGETLEQKPNRFQVTEKRSIAYERLDPHYYRESLTTPKPKPKPAKSGDRRVVYDETEGGRIVPGVVVEHEQFGEGKVLSMEGVGDQARAVVFFK, encoded by the coding sequence ATGCGGCAATTTCGATTGGAATTCGACGCCGAGGCAACGCCGGCGCCGTCGATCCAGGCAGACCAGATTCTCCAGGGACTCAACGAGCGGCAGCAGGAAGCGGTTCGGGCGACGGACGGGCCGGTGATGATCGTGGCCGGCCCGGGGTCGGGGAAGACCCGCACGCTCACGCACCGCATCGCCTATCTGCTCGCCCTCAACAAGGCGCGGCCCTATCAGATCCTCTCGCTCACGTTCACCAACAAGGCGGCGCGGGAGATGAAAGATCGGGTGGAGAAGCTTGTAGGCCCCGAGTTGGCCGGCGGGATGTGGATGGGGACGTTCCACTCGATCTTCGCGCGCATGATGCGGGTAGAGGCCGAGGCGCTGGGGTATACGCGGGACTTCTCGATCTACGACACCGAGGACGCCGAACGGATCATCCGGGAGCTGATGGGTTCGCTGAACATGGACACGCGCCAGTTCAGCCCGCGCTCGATGTTGTTCTTGATCTCGAGCGCCAAGAACCATATGGTCAGCCCCGAGGAGTACCAGCGGCTGGCGGCGACGGCGCAGCAGGACCTCGCCGCGCGCATCTACAAACCCTATGTCGAGACGCTGAAGCGGGCAAACGCCATGGACTTCGACGATCTCCTGATCAAACCCATCGAGCTGTTTCGGCTCCGGGCGGACATTCTGGAGAAGTACCAGAACCGGTGGACGTATATCCACATCGATGAGTATCAGGATACGAACCGCGCCCAGTACCTGCTGACGAAAACCCTGGCGGATCGGCATCGGAATATCTGCGTCGTTGGCGACGACGCGCAGAGTATCTACGCGTTTCGTGGGGCGGACATCGGCAATATCCTATCGTTTCAGCGCGACTATCCGAACGCGTCCACCATCCGGCTCGAACAGAGTTACCGCTCGTCGAAGCGTATCCTGCGCCTGGCGGACTCGATCATCGGCCATAACAAGGACCAGCTCGAAAAGACGCTCTGGACGGAGAACGGAGACGGCACGCCCATCGTGTTGATGGAGGCGGTGTCGGAGAAGGACGAGGCGCAGAAGATCGAGCGACGCATCCGCGACCTGGGCGTACGCGCCGGCTACAGGCACACGGATTTTGCGGTCCTATACCGGACGAACGCGCAGAGCCGTTCGCTCGAAGATGCGCTCCGCCGCGGCGGCATCCCATACCGGGTGGTTGGGGGCACGTCGTTTTACCAGCGACGAGAGATCAAAGACGTGCTGGCCTACTTGCGGCTGGCCGTCAACCCGAACGACGTGGCGAGCCTCCGGCGGGTGATCAATTACCCTGTGCGCGGCATCGGAGCGAAGACCCAGGACGAGTTGTTTGCATTTGCCGAGCGTCAGGGGATTTCCGCCTGGGAGGCGCTGGAACGGCTGACGGAAGTAGGCCTGACGACGCGGACCCAGACGCTGGTCGGGGCGTTTCGGGACATGGTCAAGCCCTACATGCAGCGGGCATTCACCGAGCCGGCGGACGCCGTCGCGCGCGACCTGATCAAGGAAACCGGCATCCTGGCCGACCTGCGCGACGAAGGTACCCAGGAAGGGCTGGTCCGATGGGAAAACGTTCAGGAGCTCATCAACGCCATCGCCGAATTCACCGCGCAGGAGCGGGATGCGGCGTCGCTCAGTTCATTCTTGCAGCAGGTGTCGCTGTTTACCGACCAAGACGCGACCGACAGCCGCGACGAGCGGGTGACGCTGATGACGCTGCATGCGTCGAAGGGACTCGAATTCGAAGTGGTTTTTGTCGCCGGCCTGGAGGAGGGCCTGTTTCCGCTGGCGAATGCCTCGCAGGAGCGGAAGGAGCTGGAGGAAGAGCGCCGGCTGTTTTATGTCGGCGCGACCCGCGCCAAGGCGCACCTGTTTCTGTCGTTCGCGCGGAGCCGGTTCCGGTTTGGCGAGACGACGTCGAGTATCCGGAGTCGGTTTCTGGAAGAGGTGGACGCCAGCGTGCTGCTCACCGAGGCCGGCGAGACGCTCGAACAGAAGCCTAACCGGTTCCAGGTCACCGAAAAGCGCTCCATCGCCTACGAGCGGCTGGATCCACATTATTACCGCGAGAGCCT